In Lemur catta isolate mLemCat1 chromosome 1, mLemCat1.pri, whole genome shotgun sequence, one DNA window encodes the following:
- the LOC123636967 gene encoding cytochrome P450 4F2-like isoform X2: MKFLTQLVATYSQAFTTWLGPVKPVIFLCHPDTIRSVLSASAAVAPKDVVFYGFLKPWLGDGLLLSAGDKWSRHRRMLTPAFHFNILKPYVKIFKESVNIMHAKWQCLASKGSTRLDMFEHISLMTLDSLQKCVFSFDSHCQEKPSEYIATILELSSLIGKRNQQVLVHTDFLYYLTSHGKHFLKACRLVHDFTDAVIQERRRTLPKQGVDDFLKAKAKTKTLDFIDVLLLSKDEDGKQLSDEDIRAEADTFMFEGHDTTASGLSWILYHLARHPEHQERCRQEVRELLRDREPDEIEWDDLAQLPFLTMCIKESLRLHPPVPAISRRCTQDIVLPEGRVIPKDVICVISIFGIHHNPAVWRDPEVYDPSRFDPENVKERSPLAFVPFSAGPRNCIGQTFAMTEMKVVLALTLLRFRVLPDKVEAETSRKPELVLRAEGGLWLRVEPLTVGQQ; the protein is encoded by the exons ATGAAGTTCCTAACTCAGCTGGTGGCCACCTACTCTCAGGCCTTTACAACCTGGTTGGGCCCCGTTAAACCCGTCATCTTTTTGTGCCACCCTGACACTATCCGGTCTGTCCTCAGCGCCTCAG CTGCTGTTGCACCCAAGGATGTGGTCTTCTATGGCTTCCTGAAGCCCTGGCTGG GGGATGGACTCCTGCTGAGTGCCGGTGACAAGTGGAGCCGCCACCGTCGCATGCTGACTCCTGCCTTCCATTTCAACATTCTGAAGCCCTATGTGAAGATTTTCAAAGAAAGCGTGAACATCATGCAT GCCAAGTGGCAATGCCTGGCCTCAAAGGGCAGCACCCGTCTGGACATGTTTGAGCACATCAGCCTCATGACCTTGGACAGTCTTCAGAAATGTGTCTTCAGCTTCGACAGCCATTGTCAGGA GAAGCCCAGTGAATATATTGCCACCATCCTGGAGCTTAGTTCCCTTATTGGAAAAAGGAACCAGCAGGTCCTTGTGCACACGGACTTCCTGTACTATCTCACTTCCCATGGGAAGCACTTCCTCAAGGCCTGCCGTCTGGTGCATGACTTCACAGATGCCGTCATCCAGGAGCGACGCCGCACCCTCCCCAAACAGGGTGTTGATGACTTCCtcaaggccaaggccaagacCAAGACTTTGGACTTCATCGATGTGCTCCTGCTGAGCAAG GATGAAGATGGGAAGCAGTTGTCAGATGAGGACATAAGAGCGGAAGCTGACACCTTCATGTTTGAGG GCCATGACACCACGGCCAGTGGTCTCTCCTGGATCCTGTACCACCTTGCGAGGCACCCGGAACACCAGGAGCGCTGCCGGCAGGAGGTGCGAGAGCTGCTGAGGGACCGTGAGCCTGATGAGATTGAATG GGACGACCTGGCCCAGCTGCCTTTCTTGACCATGTGCATTAAGGAAAGTCTGCGCCTGCATCCCCCAGTCCCAGCGATCTCCCGCCGCTGCACCCAGGACATTGTGCTCCCAGAAGGCCGGGTCATCCCCAAAG ATGTCATCTGCGTCATCAGTATTTTCGGGATCCATCATAATCCAGCTGTGTGGCGGGACCCGGAG GTGTATGACCCCTCCCGCTTTGACCCAGAAAACGTCAAGGAGCGGTCACCTCTGGCTTTCGTTCCCTTCTCTGCAGGGCCCAG gaACTGCATCGGGCAGACCTTCGCCATGACCGAGATGAAGGTGGTCCTGGCGCTCACGCTGCTGCGCTTCCGCGTCCTGCCTGACAAGGTGGAGGCAGAGACGAGCAGGAAGCCGGAGCTGGTCCTTCGAGCCGAGGGTGGCCTTTGGCTGCGGGTGGAGCCGCTGACTGTGGGCCAGCAGTGA